A single Cannabis sativa cultivar Pink pepper isolate KNU-18-1 chromosome 7, ASM2916894v1, whole genome shotgun sequence DNA region contains:
- the LOC115697376 gene encoding uncharacterized protein LOC115697376, producing MADPKQGGVVKKGHEEGLKLAVSLLEEFGLPMGLLPLADVIEVGFVRSTGYMWIQQKKKVEHNFKIISKLVSYDTEINGFVGPKKIKKLKGVKAKELMLWPPVSEIVVDDPATGKIHFKSFAGITKTFPVEAFAAGQ from the coding sequence ATGGCAGATCCAAAGCAAGGAGGAGTAGTGAAGAAAGGTCATGAAGAAGGGTTGAAATTGGCAGTTTCTCTATTGGAAGAGTTTGGATTACCAATGGGGCTTTTGCCTCTTGCTGATGTAATTGAAGTAGGGTTTGTGAGAAGCACTGGGTACATGTGGATTCAACAGAAGAAGAAAGTAGAGCACAACTTCAAAATCATTAGCAAACTTGTGAGCTATGACACTGAGATCAATGGCTTTGTTGGACCAAAGAAAATTAAGAAGCTCAAGGGTGTTAAGGCAAAAGAGCTCATGTTATGGCCACCGGTTAGTGAGATCGTCGTCGATGATCCCGCCACAGGCAAAATTCACTTTAAGAGCTTTGCTGGGATCACCAAAACCTTCCCAGTTGAGGCTTTTGCTGCTGGACAGTAA
- the LOC115697989 gene encoding heavy metal-associated isoprenylated plant protein 28 has translation MGYIWQRKPKIINSSNSTMELIVHMDCGGCESKIKRALLNLEGVDKVDVDMNLQKVTVMGWADQERILKTVRRSGRKAEMWPYSREYQHNSTVVQQYYQNQHQHQPNNDESITLYDSIFPIVPSDQFFQNVHDFGYHANYYQEHNSSNSIVDDQATSMFSDDNPHACSIM, from the exons ATGGGGTATATTTGGCAAAGGAAACCTAAGATTATCAATTCTTCCAACTCTACG ATGGAATTGATAGTTCATATGGATTGTGGTGGTTGCGAAAGCAAGATAAAGAGAGCTCTTCTAAACTTAGAAG GAGTGGATAAAGTTGACGTGGATATGAACTTGCAAAAGGTGACAGTAATGGGATGGGCTGACCAAGAGAGGATTTTAAAGACagtaagaagaagtggaagaaagGCTGAGATGTGGCCTTACAGCCGAGAGTATCAACACAACTCAACAGTAGTCCAACAGTACTATCAGAATCAACATCAGCATCAGCCTAACAATGATGAATCAATAACCTTATATGATTCAATATTTCCCATTGTCCCATCCGATCAATTCTTTCAGAATGTTCATGATTTTGGCTATCATGCTAATTATTATCAAGAGCACAACAGTAGTAATAGTATCGTTGATGACCAGGCCACCTCCATGTTCAGTGATGATAACCCTCATGCTTGTTCCATAATGTAG